The DNA window CCAGCGGCGAGCAGCGACGGTGAGAACTTCTCCGCCGCCGATGGTGCTGACCGGCGACAGCGAACGGAGGATGAAACGGTCGCGAGGCTCCAGCGCTGCGGGCGCGTCGAGTCGCACTACCGCTGCGCCGCTGGCCTCGCCGGGAGCGTCGCGGCCGATCAGCGGCACGACGCGAGCAAGGAATTGCGCTGTGCCGTGATGGAGGCGCACCAGATCTCCAGACCGTAGCGGTCGTGACCCCGGGAGCAGCGTAACCCAAGCATCGAAGCGACGTGACACATGGCCGGCGAGCTGAGGTGCGACCAGCCAGCAGCCTCGGCGAACGTCTTCGCGGTCGAGGCCGCGCATGTTGAGCCCTACGCGGCTGCCTGCGTCGGCGACCTCGGTGTCTCTGTCGTGCGCCTGCACGCTACGCACGGTGGTTCGAATCGCGCCGGGCTCGACTACCAAGGCGTCGCCGACGCGCACGTGTCCCTGCCAGAGAGTGCCGGTGACGACGGTGCCGATGCCACGGAGTGTGAAGACTCGGTCGATTGGCAGGCGCGCCGGGCCCGCCTTCCGCTCAGCATGGTGCCTCGCGGCGGCTCGTTCCAGTGCGGCGAGGAGAGCCTCCTTTCCCCGGCCGTCCCGAGCGCTCACAGGCACGACGTCGCAATTCGCGAACGGCGTGGAGGCCAGGAAGTCACGGACATCGTCTTGTGCCAGCTCGAGGAGCTCCGTGTCGACCGTGTCGGCCTTGGTAAGTGCCACAACTCCGTTGCGAACGCCCAGCAGGTCCAGGATTGCGAGATGTTCGCGAGTCTGTGGCATCACTCCGTCGTCGGCGGCAACCACGAGGAGGAAGAGATCGATCCCGGTTGCTCCCGCCACCATTGTGCGCACGAATCGCTCGTGTCCTGGGACGTCGATGATGCTCACGTGTCTTCCGCCGGGGAGCACAAGATCCGCATAGCCGAGCTCAATGGAGATGCCACGGTCGCGCTCTTCCCGCAGACGGTCGGTGTTCTTGCCGGTGAGCAATCCGACGAGAGCGGTCTTGCCGTGATCGATGTGCCCGGCGGTCCCGAGCGTGAGCGGCGCGGTCATTCTGTGAAGACGTTGCAGATGGCGCGGGCGAGGTCGCCGAGCTCGTGGTCTCTTACTGCACGAAGATCAAAGAGGAGCCGCTCCTCGCTGACTCGGCATACAACGGCAGGGCGACCTGTCCGCAGGCGGGTGGCGAGATCGTGTGGTGTGTTGCGAAGCGGCGTGATCTGCAGTGCGACGCTGGGCAGTTCGGTGAGGGGGAGCGCCCCAGCTCCGGCCCGGGCAACGGTGTCGACGAGATCCATGGTGCCGGCGTCGTCAAGGTCTTCGGCGACGATGGTCCGCAGACGCTCGGCCCGGCGCCGCACCTCGTCGACTGGCTCACTGA is part of the Thermoleophilia bacterium genome and encodes:
- the selB gene encoding selenocysteine-specific translation elongation factor; the encoded protein is MTAPLTLGTAGHIDHGKTALVGLLTGKNTDRLREERDRGISIELGYADLVLPGGRHVSIIDVPGHERFVRTMVAGATGIDLFLLVVAADDGVMPQTREHLAILDLLGVRNGVVALTKADTVDTELLELAQDDVRDFLASTPFANCDVVPVSARDGRGKEALLAALERAAARHHAERKAGPARLPIDRVFTLRGIGTVVTGTLWQGHVRVGDALVVEPGAIRTTVRSVQAHDRDTEVADAGSRVGLNMRGLDREDVRRGCWLVAPQLAGHVSRRFDAWVTLLPGSRPLRSGDLVRLHHGTAQFLARVVPLIGRDAPGEASGAAVVRLDAPAALEPRDRFILRSLSPVSTIGGGEVLTVAARRWHERERHNDFLLSARAGDARRALAALAADAGTSGFTAADLLGGGFGARESAAALAAAEAAGELESSRLAPAGDAPRSVGVNDRWFRAGLLDGLRRALLAAARERANAHPERPFTAAAELAALIPELPLPDVETLLQRMRADGVLITGEGGFAPSGAGVLSEDQAALATLLKSRLRREPFAPPTLALLAEEFHRSPRDITQVLETLARRDEVVRVDRDLWFDTSAVNSARDALHAMLTTVGEVTLASFRDRMSCGRRNAQALLELFDREGLTLRKGDVRVARRRR